Genomic segment of Rhodocaloribacter litoris:
GCATCCTCCTTCGAGCCGGAGGGAACGTCGCCGAAGAGCACCTTCGCAAACGTGCGCTGGACCCAGCTCAGTTCGGACACCTCCCGGTAGAAGATACCCAGGGCCACGTAGGGCAGCGCATACGTCGAGTCCAGCTCGATGGCTTTTCGGGCATAGGTTTCCACCGCCCGCCCGATGCGCACCTTCTCCTTACCGCCCCTGAAGCGTGCCAGGTTGCCGTTCGTGGCAGCCAGGAAGAAGTACGTCTCGGGGCGTTCCGGGTGGTGCTCGCGAAGCTGCTCGGCGAACGCGACGGCCTGCACGAAGTGTTCCTCGGCCGCCTGTTTCGAGCCGGCGGCCAGCAGGTCCTGCGCCAGGTCGTTGTGGGTGCGTGCCAGCCGCAGGAGGACGTCAAAGCTTTCGGGTGCCCGGGCATAGGCGCTCCGGTAGGCGTCGAGCGCGGCCGCATGGTCGAAGCGCCGGTAGAGGGCGTCGCCGCGTGAGAGCAGGGCCGCCACCGTGGTGTCGCCACCCACCGGTGCAGCGGGTACCTGACCCCGCAGCGGGACGGCCGGGACGAGCATCAGGCCGGCGGAGGCCCAGAGCCAAAGCGCCTTCAGAGAAGAGAGCATGTCGGAAAAGAAAAGGACGTTGCCGGCCCATCAGAACGAATCAGCGGCGGGCAGGTTCGCCCGGCCGGGGGGACTCCGGGCCGGTTCCGGCCTGAGATGGTGCGGGAGGCCGTTCTTTTTTTCGTACTCCCGTAACGGAAACAAACCCGGAAGAAACCCATCTCAACCTCGTCGCCTATGTGCTGTTTATGTGCAGGCATGCCGTTCGTCTCACCCGACCCCGTTTACCCATGATCGACCTGAAAGCCCCCGTCTCGACCGACGCCGACCGCTCCCCGGAGGCCGCCGCCCTCGCCACCCGGTACCGGGACGTGCGCGCGTTTTCCGAAACCCTCTGCCGGCCGCTCGTCACGGAGGACTACGTGATCCAGTCCATGCCCGACGTCAGCCCGACGAAGTGGCACCTGGCGCACACGACCTGGTTCTTCGAAACCTTCGTCCTGAAGGAGCACGACCCCGCGTACGAACCCTTTCACCCGGCCTATGCCTACCTGTTCAACTCGTACTACGTGCAGGCCGGGGAGCGCTTCTATCGCCCGCACCGGGGCCTGCTCTCGCGCCCGACCGTCGAGGAGGTCTACCGCTATCGCGCCCACGTCGACCGGCACGTGACGGCGCTGATCGAAGGGGCCGGCCCGGCACGGCTCGAGACCATCGCTCCCCTCGTCGAGATCGGACTGCACCACGAGCAGCAGCATCAAGAGCTGATCCTGACCGACCTCAAACATGTCTTTTCGATGAACCCGCTGTATCCCGTCTACGCCGAGCGCCGGGCCGTGGAGGACGCGGCAGCGCCCGGGGACGGCATGGACTGGGTCGTCTTCGAGGAAGGGCTCTACGAGATCGGGCACGACGGGCGCGGCTTCGCCTACGACAACGAGGGCCCACGCCACCGCCGCTTCCTGCAGGCCTTTGCCCTGGCCGACCGGCTCGTGACGAATGCCGAGTACCTGGCCTTCATGGAGGACGGCGGGTATGAGCGGCCCGAACTGTGGCTCTCGCTGGGCTGGGCCACCGTGGAGGAACGCGGCTGGAAGGCCCCGCTGTACTGGGAGCGGCGTGACGGGACGTGGTACCACTACACCCTCGGCGGCTTCCGGCTCGTCGACCCGGCCGAGCCGGTGTGCCACATCAGCTATTTCGAGGCGGATGCCTATGCCCGGTGGGCCGGTGCCCGCCTGCCCGAAGAGCAGGAGTGGGAGGTCGCGGCCTGCGGCCTGCCCGTCGAGGGCAACTTCGTGGAGCAGGGGCATTACCATCCCGTGCCGGCCCCGGCGCCGGGCGGCCTGCGCCAGATGTACGGCGACGCCTGGGAGTGGACGCGCAGCGCCTACAGTCCCTATCCCGGCTACACACCCCCGCCCGGTGCCCTGGGCGAGTACAACGGCAAGTTCATGTGCAACCAGTACGTCCTCCGGGGCGGCTCCTGCGCCACGTCGCAGACGCACATCCGCCCCACCTACCGCAACTTCTTCCCGCCCGACGCCCGCTGGCAGTTCTCCGGCATCCGCCTGGCGAAAGACGTCTGAACCGGCACGGTGCTTTCCGGAAATCTTTCTTCTATGCCTGAACAGAATCACGGCGTGGCCGTCCTGGACACCCGCCCCCGGCCCGCCGACACGCG
This window contains:
- a CDS encoding tetratricopeptide repeat protein; the encoded protein is MLSSLKALWLWASAGLMLVPAVPLRGQVPAAPVGGDTTVAALLSRGDALYRRFDHAAALDAYRSAYARAPESFDVLLRLARTHNDLAQDLLAAGSKQAAEEHFVQAVAFAEQLREHHPERPETYFFLAATNGNLARFRGGKEKVRIGRAVETYARKAIELDSTYALPYVALGIFYREVSELSWVQRTFAKVLFGDVPSGSKEDAVAMLQRALALDSTLVIAHYELAMTYLAMDRASLAIPHLRRVLALPPFTSQDRRNREKARQLLAELTGGS
- the egtB gene encoding ergothioneine biosynthesis protein EgtB; this encodes MIDLKAPVSTDADRSPEAAALATRYRDVRAFSETLCRPLVTEDYVIQSMPDVSPTKWHLAHTTWFFETFVLKEHDPAYEPFHPAYAYLFNSYYVQAGERFYRPHRGLLSRPTVEEVYRYRAHVDRHVTALIEGAGPARLETIAPLVEIGLHHEQQHQELILTDLKHVFSMNPLYPVYAERRAVEDAAAPGDGMDWVVFEEGLYEIGHDGRGFAYDNEGPRHRRFLQAFALADRLVTNAEYLAFMEDGGYERPELWLSLGWATVEERGWKAPLYWERRDGTWYHYTLGGFRLVDPAEPVCHISYFEADAYARWAGARLPEEQEWEVAACGLPVEGNFVEQGHYHPVPAPAPGGLRQMYGDAWEWTRSAYSPYPGYTPPPGALGEYNGKFMCNQYVLRGGSCATSQTHIRPTYRNFFPPDARWQFSGIRLAKDV